DNA sequence from the Drosophila sechellia strain sech25 chromosome 3L, ASM438219v1, whole genome shotgun sequence genome:
atctgtGTACCTGAGTATATAATTTacttaattacattttaatattactaTATACGTCAATAAATTTCTTTGTTGCCTTTctatttgaatttgatttgattagaTTGATTTGTTCCTTTATTCATCGATTTTTCATATTGCTCATCACTGACGGAACCAGCAATTGAACCAGTTCATTGACAACAGAGTTGCACAACAGTTCAGCAGCGGCGAATAAAATTTACTTTTGTTAATTAAACTGCTTTTAAAATGCTGCGAGCGGGATGCCAGCTGCTGACCCAGTCCACCCTGCCCACCGGAAAGACGGTCGGAAATAGTTTCGCCCTCGAGTTCGTCCGCTGGCGCAGGAAACCGCGTTGGCTGCCGGTGGCCAAGAGCAAGATGTTCCGCGTGCCTGAACGCAAGAAGCAGTCGGAGGAGGAGCGCACGGAGCTCATGAGGCTCCACAACCAGTACAAGTAGGTGCACCAGCTGGTGCAGATTCTGTCTCTCGTCTGAGATAATTTAAATCGGTTTCAAAAGACGTTATTTAAAACAATCTTCGCCTTGATTTCAGAACGCAGCTTCGCTCAGTGCGCCAGTTTCTAAGGGAGGAAGTCGTCCGCCACGAGGAAACCTCCACAGCAGATCACATCGTGCTGACTCCCGAGCAGGAGGAGGCCGAGTTCCAGAAGTGCCTGGATGCCAATGATGCCTGGAACGCTGCGATAGCCAAGGAGCGAGATCAGCGACTGGCGAAGGAGCGCGAGAAAAAGGTGGCCTATGTTCAGGAGCGACTGGAGCTAAGACAGCTGCGCGAGGAGGAGCGCAAGGAGCAGGCCAACCAGCGGGTTCTGCTCGAGATTGAGCGTTCCAAGAACTATATCACTAGGGAGAACTTGGATGCAGCCATTGAGACTGCGTTGGCCAATCCCGTGGACCACAACTTCGCCATCGATATGGCCGGTAATCTTTACCAGGGACGAAGCACCTCTCAGCTCCCAAACGCCACTCCCGAACCCCACCAGGAAGTTTTGAGTAATTAATCAAGTGTCTTAGTTTGTTGTTAcattaaaatgctttttatAGGTTTCTAACCAAAGTTAAAAGTCcgtatgtttttttatttttctgcaCAATAAACAGTAAAAGAAATAAGAATTGGATAACCTAGCTTTGGTAAAGCGATTTGGTAGAACTAGAATACTGTTCAAATTTTAAGACCGTATgggaaattataataatcacTTCATTTGAACATAGAATATATCAGCAATCCAttaactaataaaattaattgcattaagTATTATTGTAATTTACGTTACATATCCCCAAGCTCCAAAACCATCTTTCGCGACTCGAAATCGATCCATATTCGAGTACAATTGTCAATAACCTTTTAAAAAGCATACGTATTACAAAAATTTCTATATTTAACTTTTATATACGGCATTTACAATAGGAATAACTTAAGCTTAGGCGCAGCCTATTTACTATATTACTATCTACCATGGGGTAGTGGATGCTACGTGCCCGTTACTGGATTCGTTCGCTTGGATGCCGCATCCTGCTGCTGGAAAAGGTGCACCCAATCCGGAGTGGCCTTCAGTTTGGCTTGAATGGGTCCCAAGTTTATCATGTTTCCACTGCGTTGCTCGCGATTGGCGGTTACAGACATGAGTTCCTGCAGAAAACCCGGATCGAGACCCATGTCCAAGTCAAAGCGCGTGTCCCCCAGTTGGAGCTTGACGCGACCGGATTTGTACCTCAGAATCTTGCCGATCTGTCCTTCTTCCAGCTGCCGTAGTACACTACCCTTGGGTCCGTTGGAGCATTTGTCTGCAGGACTGGCGGGTTCCGATTCACTGGTGGCCTGATGATGATCTCCCTTAGAGGGTTCCGGATCTTCGGAATCGTCGCCCACACATGGCAACACATCTGGCAGTTGCATGAGAAAGATCTGCGCTTCGCTGGAGTCCAGAAAGTTACCAATGGTGCGTGGGTAGCGACCGTACTGCAGTGGAGGTTCCTCTAAACTGGCTGTCTGGGCAGCCAAATGCATCTGCTGCAAATGCTGGGCCACTGCCAAAGTGTCTAGGAGCGAAATCGAATTAGATTATGCCATTTTTAAAGCTAAGTGTCTTACCTTTTAGTTTTGAGGTTGAACTTGGGTCTTCTTTCTTCGCAATCGGTGTCTTCTGGGTGACCCAGAGTCCtaaagtttataaaataaagtatttcTTCTGCCTGTGTGCATCACAAAGTGGTTGTAAAACGTACCCTCCTTTAGCAGGATCGGCCTGAGTGCCATCTCAGTCTTGTTAGCCTCCTCTTCGCTGAGCTCACCGCCACTGGCCTCCGACTCGCCCAAGAGCTCCTTGATTCGCTCGGCCTGGCTCTTGTCGTCCTTGCGATCCACCCGTTTCCTGGTCACGGCCACCTCCTCACCGCCCCGTGCATATGCCGTTCCATTTCCTGTCGACCTTCGAATATGAACATCGCCTGCTCCTTCGGAGAAGAGTCCCTGGGTTTGGATGAGCGTGGAGTTGCCCCCGCCAGCGGAATTTCCACCTCGACCACGTGTTGTTCCAGTGCCGTTGCCACGTCCACCCCTGCGGCCGCTCCTTGGCTGCGTGGTGTCCTTGGATGTCTTGACATTGCTGTGAATCAAATGACATGATGAAAAGAAAGACTCCGCTTGGGCCATTCCACAACTCACGCATTCTTATTGCGCACAGCATTCAAATTGGGAGCAAAGACCTTTTTGCTGGCTGTCCCAGCGCCGCGCCCACCAAGGGTCAAGTCGCGGGCGGGGGTCAGCCTGGTCATTCCGTTTAGTGTCTCCAGTGGGCGTGCGCCGCCCCCAGACTGACCATTATTCGTGGTGGACCCACTGGCTCCACTGATGGACGAAGCTGCTGCTGTGGTGACCGTCATCCGCTTTGCTGGCATGGCGTTCCATTCGCGCCGCCCGTCCCCTCAAAAATTCGACCGAAGTCGCTGGGCTCTGGTTTCCCTGTAAGTCCGTGGATTTTGCACTAGAATTTCCTCAGAATTCTTTGATTTTCCTTTGAGGTTAATGGGAAAGCTGAGTCGATACACCACATGCCGATACACCGCAGTCGATAGTCTGGAGTGTTGCCAGATGACTTTGATTTTGCTCAATACTTATCGGATTTTGAAACTGCGATTGCAGCAGGGTTCTATCGTCGCTTAAAAAAACGAATCATAATACTTCCATTCAAGGAAACACATACACATAGACAGCATAATAACAAAGAGCGATATGGCAAAACTAACATATTGTTGCAGTAAACTCTAATGTAGTCTTTTTGAATGCAACATTGATACGATACATAATCTCTATTTTGGTTGGGCAATCGGTGCGATCAACTCCATCTGGCAACGCTAGTTGAGCTCTGCATTTTATAAACAAAGCAAACCGGCAAAACAATCTACGACTTTCCATGGCCAAAAAGTAACGAAATATAGAGGAAACTGGAGGAACCATGGCCTCCAAGCGCTTTTCCGCCATGAAGGACTTCGCGCGGTGCAAGAAACCGCGCCTGGATGTTAGCGTTACCCGCGGATCAGCACGACCCAGTCCACCAAGGAACAATTTCGATGGGATTCTCTGggacgacgatgacgacgtCATCCTGATGGCCACCCAGCTGGCGGAGGCTGAAATCGAGGCAGAGGAGCGAAAAAAGAAGGGCGGAACAGAGTTGGACATCGGCAACAGCGAGGTCACCTTCAGCGAATTTGCACCCACTTTTCAGGGCTCCACCAGTACACAGCAATTGTTTCCGCCCCCACCGCCGCCACAAAAGAAGCCTACTTCCCTGGATATGGATGCCATTTTcgcggatgatgatgattttgATTTTCTGGCCGTTACCCTCATGGACAGCGAGCCGGAAAAGATGCCGGAGCCGAAGCCCAGCACAAGTAGGATCACAACCACCAGCATCAGTGTTCAGCAGAAAACCACGACCACGACTTCCATCAATGCCACGCAATCCCGGCAGCAGGAGCATCAGCTAAAGTTTCTCATGGATAGGATTGAAGCCCTTAAGCGGGAAAACGCGCAGCTGGAAAAGAATTTGGGCGACAGTAAGGAACGCAATGAGATCAAGTCTGGTGAAGTAGGTGGACAACTATAACACCGATTCTAGACCTTACAGAaactaataaatttatatttattttcctagGTTTCCTTACTTCGTGATGAGCTGAAGCACTTGCGCCAGCAGCTCCAGGCTAGCAAAATGGAAAAGCTGGCTCTGGCCGACGAAACGAATCGGGATTGCAACAAAAAAGTGGCGGAAGCGGCCAAACAAATTGCGGCCAAGGACATCGAGTTGAAGATTAAGAATGCCGAGTTCTCAAAGTTGAGGACACAGCAAAAAGCCCATGAACGAAGTATGAATTCCAGCATGAGCATTTTGCAAGCTGCTCCCGATCCTTTGGAGAAACGGTTATCACTTCGCTTGAATAGGCTTAACATACACAGATCTGTGCCCGGAGTGAAACCCGATAATGGCAGTGTGTTCGAATACAGCGAAAATGAGGAACAGACTAAGAAACGgagaaataattttgaactcGAATTAAAGCAACTGCTGCTTCATTACGCTCGGCTGCAGGCGAAGCCGGAATCTGTGGATAACCTCCTGCCAAGAATACTCTCGTCGGTCGGCAAGGTATTCACGGAGTTTGCTTCGTATGCTCAAAGTTTGGACTTTCCACACAACTGCATGTTATATCCCTACAATCCCCACAACCTAGAGGAGGAAGTCCATCGCATTTCCCTGACCCATCAGAGCTGTTTGTATGATAACGAAAAGGCTGTTCCGCTGCGTCGCTTCATAGCTACCTTGGCTTTGATTTGCCGGCAAGAGGAAAGGATTTGTAGAGGTCTCACGGAGTGGAAAGAAAATGATCTGGGACTGCTGGATATGGCTATTGAAGCTATTACAAAACTGGGATTTTCCTATGAGGTGGCCCAACACTTTGGATTGATGGAAGCCTTGACTTCCCTCCTAAATAGCCTCCTACAGGGAAATGGCCTTCTTCAACATAACGAGGATTTACTCTTTGATCTGCTTAAGCAGTTAGTTTTTACTCGTCCCAGTCCTTGGGTTTTTGCTGAGCTTAGCTCCTGCCTTTTAAGCTGCCTTCGACATCCGCAACTTATGGATAAAATGTGTGTGAACAGTCCCAAGGACTGCTTCGTATCGGATCGCGTTCGCTCCGTGTATCGATTTGGTCCCGACTCCTGTTTACTTCAGGTCTATGCGGGCTTACTCGAGCTATGCTTCTTTAGTGAAACTCCACTGCGGCAGGACTACTTTCAGTTGCTGCTTAAGATCGGAGGAAATCATGTGCGATTCGCTTTCGAGTGCTTCAAGAACCCACCGGATTTCATACTTGAAATGCTGCCGTACTTTGCGGATGATGGCGACGAGGACTCCAGCGACGGTACTCTGATGAAAACAGGCACCAGTCTGAGCTGCAACTCCACAGGAGCTGTGCAGGGATCGGTCTCCAACGGATCGACATCAGCATCTGTTTCGAACCTGaatcaaaattcaaattcgaGTACAACGCACCGAGGAAAAGGCTGCGAGTGCTATGTAAAGTTGTGCCTCAGTGCGGTAACAATTGTCTTCCAGGTGATGCACCAATGGATGCTGCACAACAGGAGAGCAGGTGCGTTTGagataaaaaaaacattttcatttcatcaATATGAAGAATAATGCTAATCAATATCCATACTCCCTTTTTAGGCACCGAAGAAGTTGGCGAGATCTCCCGCATCGCAGTCCACCTTCTCTCCCTTGTCTTTCACGAGTATTACCTCACCTGTCTGTTTCGCGACTCCGAGGAGACGACCAAACACTACCTCAGCCTTATATGCAACTGGTGGAGCGAGCATGCGGACCTGCTTGGTTTTCAGCCAATACATTGTAAATGAACTAACAAAACTCTATATTTTCCGTTCCTAActtctttaatattttcctAACATTTAGTGCGTTTGTTAAACCAACTGGTTAAAGCCCATTTCATGCTGAAACCCCTTCATCTAGAGGCCAAGCCCAATAATCCAGTCAACGACCTCTCCGAATGGAAACGCATTGTCAAGAATGCGGATGACCAAAGGACTGTGAAGTCGGCTGTGACAGTTGATCCCAGTAAATTACTCGACACCGACTTCTTTAGTGCCCTTAAACGGAAGGAGAATACTTTTGAGTAATCATAGTTAGTTTAAACGTTATAGTAATAGACTTAAACTTACTTATAGGTGTGGTGGTAATTTATTGTGAAGtcttaaaaaatatgttaaaaaattgaaaagccTTACTGCGCGAATGTGGAGTTTAAATTACGCATTCCAAAATACAAATGTGTAATGCTTACCAAACTGAGCAGCGTTTAAATAAACCGCTAAACAATCGATTTTGCATTCCGATGTCAATTTATTAATCGATAAAAGAATATTTGTCAGTGGTTCAGCTTGTCGTTCCGAAGAAACTGGATAAAACAGCTGATACTGCTCAATTGAACTAGTTCAGTTTGCACGGAACTAGTTTGTAAGCGCGTTGCTTATcttaattttgtaaatatttagttGTTTTTCAATTCTTACATTTCAAACCTGTGTTTATAGTGCATAAAACAAAGTTTTCTGATTAAAAGTTCACGTGCACTTATGGTACTTACTGCAATAAACCTGATTCAATGCAAATGCTTATATTTGTTAACTTAATAACAATCGCAAAGGTACgtgcaaataaacaaatacttCCTCTCATAATAATAAGatattaaaattgtaaaatgaGCATAGAACAAAACATCAAAGAtatgttatatgtttttaaaCATGCAATtgtgtatacatatgtatatgtatgtataaatgatataaatatgtatgtacgtatgtaacaTGATCCTTCTCCaatgtaatataaatcatGTATCCATAATATTAGAACTTATTCGCATATACAGAATATTAAATACCTCTCCGTTTACCCGTTAATCATTTATTAAGCTAAACTCTGATTTTAGTGTATATCATATTTTTGACAATTGtggattttaaattgtatataaCATTTTATACACACTCAAGATCTGAACAATGCCAAAACTAAATTTCTGAAATcgatttttgaaattttttggtttttaaatagatCAAAAACGAAAAAGCTTATTACTCATTTGTTGAGCTTAAATGATATTTCTTTCCTTCTCGTTATTTTCTTTTCATCATCTTTACTTCAGAATTTCATCTAAAGACTGCGTAAGGCTCACTATATTATCAAAGAATTAATTTGTAGAACAGCGGAAAATGCTAAGCCTGAAATGTGATCCTCAAAATATTTCCGTGAGACAATCTTATCTTTATCATCTCCAACTCAAGAATATCAACACTTTTCGATTAACATATCTATGAGAATTTTCCACGTAGCTTAACAAAGTCCAAAACATGTCCCCATGTGCAAAGTTTAATTTTGACAACCTTAACCGATGGCCAAGGGCTCCACCCTTtactaatttttataaattataattttatcaAGTGGTTCAGTTAAGCCACCGACAATTGCGCTTTGTTTGGGGTGTGCTTACCAAAAcacgttttattatttaattccGCAAAACGATGCTCTCTACATCTACACACAGAAAAGTTTCTTTATTCAAAGAAAAAAATCGaagaatttattttacaacaTCCAAAACGGTCTCTATTTTCTTTACAAAGGGCTTAAATTACGTTTTATATCGAAAAACCTAAGCATATTTAAAGCTTATAATCTACTTTTAGCCACTATGTATTACAAGTGACTATTAAATAAGTGAATGAAACCATTTCGCCAATGTTGAAATGTACAAGATGTGAAGAATCTGAAGTGAAAAGTGAATTGTTTTCTGTGCTGATCATGCATGCAGTGATAACCACAAAGCTTCCAGATATACTAGTTGTAATTCAGAGGGAACCCCGAGATAATTTCGTAACTAGTGCACCATACATGGGCTCAGTCGGTTGGCGATGTCTCACCTGAAAAGTCGTATAACTATGGAGCGGGAAAACTACAGTGCCGAATATTTCGAGAGAGCTTTGGCGAGAGCTTATGGTTGTGAAATGCTTCGCGTTGAGAACTTTCACATCGAGGCGGTGAGCCAGAAGGGCGAGAACTTTTGCAGCGCCATCTACCGGGTGGCGTTGGACTTTCGCAGGTCCCCCGGTGGCGCTCTCGAATCAGGAAAATATATTCTCAAGGATCTGCTGCCCGCCGTCGCTGCACTGGGCACCAACGAGAAGGATATGTTCGAGCTACTCCTGCCTGCCATGCAAGCCATTCTCGAAGAAGCTCCAAAAGAGATTGGCGAGCGCAAGCTGAGCCCAAAGTAAGTTCGTCAGCTTTCCCAAAACTCTGGGTATCTTGGGAGAATCCAATTGACATGTACTCTCTTTATTTAAGTTGCTTGCTAGTCGAGATATCTGCTGGAAAAGAGCTCTACATCATGGAGGATCTGGGCGCCCTGGGATACGGATCCTTTGATCGCCGTCAAGGCTTAAATCTGGAAGAAGCCAAGATTTGCGTTAGGAAACTGGCGCAGTTCCACGGCGCCTCCAAGGTTCTGTTCGAGAAGAAACCGGAATTGATTCAAAGGCTTTCACCTTCTCACTATGCCAATGGACTGAACGATCGCTTCGCCCAGGCTCTCGTCTTGGAGGGCACCGAGTATGCCACAGAAGCGTTTGCCGAAGAACTTCCGGAAATATCAAAGAAAATGAAGGCTCAAATTCCAGACACATATACGAAAAGAATGCGAGATGTCGTCGACCCCAACAAGTCGTCATTGAATGCAGTTATTCATGGCGATCCCTGGTTAAATAACATAATGTATGATTCAGTTAATAAGAAGGCAACTCTCGTGAGTACAAATAATCGGAAATAggcttaaaaaatgtttttaacaTTGTTGTCACCATTTTTAGGTGGACTTCCAGAACTGTTACTGGGGTAGCCCGGCCATAGACCTCTACTTTCTTTTTTACACCAGCCTCAAGCCTGAATTACTGCTAAATAGTCAAGATGAGATTCTGAATCACTATTTCGACAATCTTCT
Encoded proteins:
- the LOC6618286 gene encoding probable 28S ribosomal protein S26, mitochondrial, with protein sequence MLRAGCQLLTQSTLPTGKTVGNSFALEFVRWRRKPRWLPVAKSKMFRVPERKKQSEEERTELMRLHNQYKTQLRSVRQFLREEVVRHEETSTADHIVLTPEQEEAEFQKCLDANDAWNAAIAKERDQRLAKEREKKVAYVQERLELRQLREEERKEQANQRVLLEIERSKNYITRENLDAAIETALANPVDHNFAIDMAGNLYQGRSTSQLPNATPEPHQEVLSN
- the LOC6618287 gene encoding DNA-directed RNA polymerase III subunit RPC4, with product MPAKRMTVTTAAASSISGASGSTTNNGQSGGGARPLETLNGMTRLTPARDLTLGGRGAGTASKKVFAPNLNAVRNKNANVKTSKDTTQPRSGRRGGRGNGTGTTRGRGGNSAGGGNSTLIQTQGLFSEGAGDVHIRRSTGNGTAYARGGEEVAVTRKRVDRKDDKSQAERIKELLGESEASGGELSEEEANKTEMALRPILLKEGLWVTQKTPIAKKEDPSSTSKLKDTLAVAQHLQQMHLAAQTASLEEPPLQYGRYPRTIGNFLDSSEAQIFLMQLPDVLPCVGDDSEDPEPSKGDHHQATSESEPASPADKCSNGPKGSVLRQLEEGQIGKILRYKSGRVKLQLGDTRFDLDMGLDPGFLQELMSVTANREQRSGNMINLGPIQAKLKATPDWVHLFQQQDAASKRTNPVTGT
- the LOC6618288 gene encoding ATR-interacting protein mus304, whose product is MASKRFSAMKDFARCKKPRLDVSVTRGSARPSPPRNNFDGILWDDDDDVILMATQLAEAEIEAEERKKKGGTELDIGNSEVTFSEFAPTFQGSTSTQQLFPPPPPPQKKPTSLDMDAIFADDDDFDFLAVTLMDSEPEKMPEPKPSTSRITTTSISVQQKTTTTTSINATQSRQQEHQLKFLMDRIEALKRENAQLEKNLGDSKERNEIKSGEVSLLRDELKHLRQQLQASKMEKLALADETNRDCNKKVAEAAKQIAAKDIELKIKNAEFSKLRTQQKAHERSMNSSMSILQAAPDPLEKRLSLRLNRLNIHRSVPGVKPDNGSVFEYSENEEQTKKRRNNFELELKQLLLHYARLQAKPESVDNLLPRILSSVGKVFTEFASYAQSLDFPHNCMLYPYNPHNLEEEVHRISLTHQSCLYDNEKAVPLRRFIATLALICRQEERICRGLTEWKENDLGLLDMAIEAITKLGFSYEVAQHFGLMEALTSLLNSLLQGNGLLQHNEDLLFDLLKQLVFTRPSPWVFAELSSCLLSCLRHPQLMDKMCVNSPKDCFVSDRVRSVYRFGPDSCLLQVYAGLLELCFFSETPLRQDYFQLLLKIGGNHVRFAFECFKNPPDFILEMLPYFADDGDEDSSDGTLMKTGTSLSCNSTGAVQGSVSNGSTSASVSNLNQNSNSSTTHRGKGCECYVKLCLSAVTIVFQVMHQWMLHNRRAGTEEVGEISRIAVHLLSLVFHEYYLTCLFRDSEETTKHYLSLICNWWSEHADLLGFQPIHLRLLNQLVKAHFMLKPLHLEAKPNNPVNDLSEWKRIVKNADDQRTVKSAVTVDPSKLLDTDFFSALKRKENTFE
- the LOC6618289 gene encoding uncharacterized protein LOC6618289; this encodes MSHLKSRITMERENYSAEYFERALARAYGCEMLRVENFHIEAVSQKGENFCSAIYRVALDFRRSPGGALESGKYILKDLLPAVAALGTNEKDMFELLLPAMQAILEEAPKEIGERKLSPNCLLVEISAGKELYIMEDLGALGYGSFDRRQGLNLEEAKICVRKLAQFHGASKVLFEKKPELIQRLSPSHYANGLNDRFAQALVLEGTEYATEAFAEELPEISKKMKAQIPDTYTKRMRDVVDPNKSSLNAVIHGDPWLNNIMYDSVNKKATLVDFQNCYWGSPAIDLYFLFYTSLKPELLLNSQDEILNHYFDNLLETLRQCGYKDTLPTFGQLKDEMKRCLFYGYYTVVCELPICCSSPEASVDFGVHTFVDTDAMLKKRHQLFANERVRQTIKSTLLMLDSEGILETP